A region of the Dyadobacter sp. CECT 9275 genome:
AAGGGTTTGGGTCAACGGAAAACTCGTACTGGACCGGCTGGTATCAAGGACGGCCACCCCTAACGATGACTTGATTACAGTACCATTAAAAAAGGGGAACAACTCCTTGTTGGTAAAAGTTGACCAGACGGGTAACAAATGGGGATTTTATCTGACCGCCAAACCGTAAGCTAATCCAAACGGAACAAGGGCGGCGTTCACCCGAAAAAACTCTCATAATCAATGAAATACCTATTTATAATACTTACGACCTGTCTGCTGCATGGCTGTTCTTCCGGGAACAAACTGGTTTCGGAAGGCACGGGCGTGTACAAAATCTTTGTTTCAGAAAAAGCTTCAAAACCGGAAACATACGCAGCCCAGGAATTACAAAAGTATATTCAGCAAATCAGCGGCGCCGTATTGCCCATTGTTCACGAGGCGAAGCCGGCCGACAAACTGATCTGTGTCGGCTTCGAGGGAGCACCTGAATCCCTTTTGAAAGACCTTAAAATCAAGGAATTTGGGAAAGAGGAATACATCATCCGGTCCGACGGAGATCAGCTCCTTATCGCCGGAGGAGGTGCGCGAGGTACGTTATATGGGGTGATCGGTTACCTGTCCGACTACCTGGGCTGCCGCTGGTATACCCGGGAAGTCACGAAAATACCGCAGCAGAAAACGATTTCCCTGGACAAAATCGAGGATCGCCAAAAGCCCGTTATGGAGGCTCGCCAGATGTCCTACCGCGAAGCCTACGACGTGCAATGGGCACTGCATAACCGCTTCAATCACAGTCAGATACCTGATTCGCTGGGGTCAGGCAATATTGCCTATCCGTTTGTACATACGTTTTATGCATTGGTATCTCCTCAGAAGTACGGCAAAACGCACCCTGAGTATTTTTCCGAAGTGGATGGCAAACGTTTAATCAAAGAAACCAACATGGGCGGGCAGCTGTGCCTGACCAACCCTGAGGTAGTAAAAATTGCAACGGCTACGGTTTTTGAATGGATCAAAACGCATCCGGAGGCCAGTGTTTACACAGTAGACCAGAATGATGGTGAAGGGTACTGTACCTGTAAGAATTGTAAGGAACTCGACGACCGTGAAGGGAGCCATTCGGGAACACTCATTCAGTTTGTAAACCAGATCGCCGACTCCGTGGCCCAAGTATATCCGGAAGTAACTTTGCAGACCCTTGCCTATGCCTACACAGAAATCCCACCGAAAACATTAAAACCGGCCGATAATGTTACCATCCGTTTATGCCACTACGATTACTGTTCGGCGCACAAACTGGGGGCCTGTGACGACCACAAACGTTATATTGAACGGCTGGATCAATGGAGCAAAATAGCCAAAAGGATTACCATCTGGGATTACTATACCAATTTTGAGCGGTATCTGTTGCCTTTCCCCAACTTCGAAACCATCAAACATGATCCTAAATTCTATGCCGATCGCAAGGCAATCGGCTTATTTCCCGAAGGCAACAACGTGGACAGCGATGGCGGCGGTGAATTCTCCGAATTACGCGCCTGGGTATTTTCTCAAATGCTCTGGAATCCCGAAAGAGACGGGCAAAAACTGATCGACGAGTTTGTTGAAAATGTCTTTGGAGAAGCCTCTCCCTTCATCAGTCAGTACATCAAATTACTGCATGATCAGGTAAAGCCCGACAGCGTATATTTCAGCATCTGGGAAGACCCGGAAGATGTGAATTACCTGAGTTCAAAAACGATCCGAACTGCTGACAGCCTCTTCACGCTCGCCAAAAACGCTGCTAAAAATGATACCGCACTTTATAACCGGGTTGAACTAGCCTATCTGCCTGTTTTGTACACTCAGTTATATTTCTATTCCATCGGCGGGTCGGCATATCTTGCCCGGGATCAGGTTCCTTCTGCTTTGGCAACTTTTGAAAAAATCATTCAAAGAAAACGTATCACCAGCCTGGGCGTAGTAGCGCTGCCGCCAGGCAACCTCCAGAACTTCATAAGGTCTGTCAAGTCCAAAGATCAGTATTTGTCCGACTGGTGGGTAATCGGCCCATTTGATAATGAAGGCAGAAAAGGTTTTTCCAGAGTATATCCGCCTGAACAGCAATTTGATACCACGAAGGCTTATCCGGGGAAAGGGGCTGATGTGAAATGGAGAAAATATGAAAACACGGAGTCAGGATTTATTGATTTTGCCCGGTTATTTAAGCCCAATCAGGATGTGGTAGCCTATGCCTACCGCACCATTACGCTCCCCGAAGCAAAAACTGTGAAATTGGGTATCGGAAGTAATGACGGCGTCAGAGTATGGATCAACAATCGGCTGGTACTGGATCGGCTGGTTTCACGGCCGGCCACACCGAACGAAGATAAGATCAGTATCCCAATGAAAAAAGGAGAAAATACGATTCTTGTCAAAGTGGATCAGCTGGGTAAAAAATGGGGATTTTATTTTGCGGAACTCAACTGAACAACACTTGAACAATTTGACTCAAACCTTAAACCAAAGCTGTTTAACCTTTTTTAAATGAAATATTTACTGTTAATATTCAGCCTGTTTTCAGGCTTCCTCTTCTCTGGCTGTTCCTCAGGGAGTAAGTTAATTTCCGACGGAAAAAGTGATTATAAAATCTTTGTTTCGGACAGTGCTTCCAAACCGGAACACCTTGCAGCGGCAGAACTCCAGAAATATCTTGAAAAAGTAAGCGGCTATAAAATGGAGATCGTTCATGAAGCCAAACCGGAAGCTCGGTTAATCTATGTCGGTTTTAAAAATGCTCCCGAAAAACTACTGAAAGATATCAACCCCGGCGGGTTTGTCAACGAGGAATACCTCATCCGTTCGGACGGAGATCAGCTCCTGATCGCCGGAGGCGGTACCAGAGGTACTTTATACGGCGTGATCGGTTACCTGTCTGACTACCTGAACTGCCGCTGGTATACCCGGGAAGTAATTAAAATACCAGAGCAGAAGACGATTTCACTGGGTAAAATCGAGGACCGCCAGAAACCCACTTTTGTTTATCGTGAAGCCTGGTACCATGAGGCATACGATCCTGCATGGGCCATGCACAACCGGCTGAACCCCAGCATCAAACCACTACCTGACTCACTGGGTGGAAGTTATATTACCCACCCCTTTGCCCATACAGCCATGCAGCTGGTTCCTTCGGAGAAGTACTTCGCGACACATCCCGAATACTTTGCGGAAGTAAAAGGAAAACGTCTGCCAGGAAAACATATTCAGCTTTGCCTTACCAATGCCGAAGTACTTAAAATTGCTACGGCCCAGGTTTTCACCTGGATCAGGGAACACCCTGAGGTAAATGTGTTTTCGGTTGATCAGAGTGACGGAGAAGGCAATTGCGAATGTACAAACTGCAAAGCCATTGATGACCGCGAAGGGAGCCCGTCTGGTTCATTGCTGACTTTTGTGAACCAGATTGCCGATACCGTCGGGAAAGTGTATCCTGCTATCAAGATACAGACCTTTGCCTACGCTTACACGGAAGTTCCGCCCAAAACCATCCGCCCGCGTGATAATGTGACCATCCGCTTATGCCATTATAACTACTGCTCGGCGCATCCGATGGAAGGATGTGAAAATCACAAGCCATTCAGGGATCGGTTTAACGAATGGAAGAAAATTTCCAAACGTATTTCTATCTGGGATTACTACACTGATTTCTCTCAGTACCTGATGCCCTTTCCCAATTTTGAAAGTTTCAAGAATGACATCAAATGGTATGCCGACCGCGGCGTAGAAGGTATGTTCGCACAAGGCAACAATGTTCCCGAAAATGGCGGCGGAGAGTTTTCGGAGCTCCGTGCCTGGGTGATTTCGCAACTCTTATGGAATGCCGACCGCGACGCCACGGCGCTGGTGGATGAATTCGTCTCTAACGTATACGGCAAGGCAGCACCTCACATTAGTGATTACATCAAACTCCTGCATGAGCAGGTAAAACCGGATAGCCTGCATTTCAGTATCTGGTCACAACCTACGGAAGTCCACTATCTGGGATTGAAAACGATCCAGAAAGCTGACAGCCTGTTTGGCCTTGCACTAAAAGAATCAGAAGGAGATACCAGCCTCACCCGCCGGGTGGAACTGGCTTACCTGCCGGTGTTATATACCCAGCTTTATTTCTATTCCATTGGCGGAACGGCCTACCTGAGCAAAGAAGCTATGCCTGCGGCATTTGAACGCTTTAATAAAATCATAGACCGCCACCGCATCACGGCCGTCGGGGATATGCCTGAAACTTATGGTAACCTGGGCAAATTCATAGAAAAAGTGAAAGGTGCGGATACCTTCTATACCGACTGGTGGATCATAGGCCCATTTGATAACGCAAATGGGAAAGGGTTGTCTACCGTTTTTGGTCCTGAACAAAAGTTTGACGCCCAGGCGTCCTATACCGGAACCGCGGGCAGCCGTGTTAAATGGCAAAAGACAGAAGATGCCACTTCCGGTTATATTGACTTTGGCAAGATGTTTACCCGAAATGAAGATGTAGTTGCCTATGCCTACCGTACCTTGACTTTACCGGAGGCTAAAACCATGAAATTTGGTGTGGGAAGTAATGATGGCGTACGGGTCTGGATCAACGGAAAGCAGGTTTTGGACCGTCCCGTTTCACGAAAGGCGGAACCCAATCAGGATTTGATTTCGGTACCGATGGACAAAGGAGAAAATACGATCCTCGTGAAGGTAGACCAGCTTAAAAGAGCCTGGGGATTTTACTTCACCGAAATAAAGTAAACGAAGGGGTACTGTCCGGGCAGTCAGGTCGATCGTCTCCTCACTTCCCGGAAAACCCTTACTAACCACGCTCTTCCGCAGGAGTGAAACCCGGAATCAAATTATAACTATTCCAGGAGTCAGCATCCGACGCCAGACAGCAGCGGAAACCTGGTAGCCTGGCCCTAGGATTTCGGAAAGAGGCCGCATTTCTGTTTATCATCCCGTTGAAAAATAATAAACCCCGGATCCAGCCGTATGCGGCACATTCCGGGGTTTTTGTTTTCCATTTTCAAGAACTTGGAACAAAACCGATTTTTTGTAATTACTTCCATAGCCAATTCAGATTTTTCGGAGTAATTAGGAGAGGTAAAACACTATAAAACAGAGATATATAATTATACCGGCAAAAAATAGAAGCCATAAGACTATAAGCCTCAACTCCTTCAATCAAAAAAGAAGACAAACACCCTGGGTGTAGCCAGAAAAGCATAAGTACATAAAGTGGATATGACTGAGCCAAAACACTTTGCAGACCGGGAGGAGGAACACCACCTGTGGAAGGAACTTACTGAAGGTAACGAAGCTGCTTTGGCAGCATTAATGCGCAGTCATTACAAACCATTATTAAACTACGGATATAAATTTATAAAGGATGAAGAATTCATAAAAGACTGTATACAAGACACTTTTATCGAAATCTGGAACAAAAGAAA
Encoded here:
- a CDS encoding DUF4838 domain-containing protein, encoding MKYLFIILTTCLLHGCSSGNKLVSEGTGVYKIFVSEKASKPETYAAQELQKYIQQISGAVLPIVHEAKPADKLICVGFEGAPESLLKDLKIKEFGKEEYIIRSDGDQLLIAGGGARGTLYGVIGYLSDYLGCRWYTREVTKIPQQKTISLDKIEDRQKPVMEARQMSYREAYDVQWALHNRFNHSQIPDSLGSGNIAYPFVHTFYALVSPQKYGKTHPEYFSEVDGKRLIKETNMGGQLCLTNPEVVKIATATVFEWIKTHPEASVYTVDQNDGEGYCTCKNCKELDDREGSHSGTLIQFVNQIADSVAQVYPEVTLQTLAYAYTEIPPKTLKPADNVTIRLCHYDYCSAHKLGACDDHKRYIERLDQWSKIAKRITIWDYYTNFERYLLPFPNFETIKHDPKFYADRKAIGLFPEGNNVDSDGGGEFSELRAWVFSQMLWNPERDGQKLIDEFVENVFGEASPFISQYIKLLHDQVKPDSVYFSIWEDPEDVNYLSSKTIRTADSLFTLAKNAAKNDTALYNRVELAYLPVLYTQLYFYSIGGSAYLARDQVPSALATFEKIIQRKRITSLGVVALPPGNLQNFIRSVKSKDQYLSDWWVIGPFDNEGRKGFSRVYPPEQQFDTTKAYPGKGADVKWRKYENTESGFIDFARLFKPNQDVVAYAYRTITLPEAKTVKLGIGSNDGVRVWINNRLVLDRLVSRPATPNEDKISIPMKKGENTILVKVDQLGKKWGFYFAELN
- a CDS encoding DUF4838 domain-containing protein encodes the protein MKYLLLIFSLFSGFLFSGCSSGSKLISDGKSDYKIFVSDSASKPEHLAAAELQKYLEKVSGYKMEIVHEAKPEARLIYVGFKNAPEKLLKDINPGGFVNEEYLIRSDGDQLLIAGGGTRGTLYGVIGYLSDYLNCRWYTREVIKIPEQKTISLGKIEDRQKPTFVYREAWYHEAYDPAWAMHNRLNPSIKPLPDSLGGSYITHPFAHTAMQLVPSEKYFATHPEYFAEVKGKRLPGKHIQLCLTNAEVLKIATAQVFTWIREHPEVNVFSVDQSDGEGNCECTNCKAIDDREGSPSGSLLTFVNQIADTVGKVYPAIKIQTFAYAYTEVPPKTIRPRDNVTIRLCHYNYCSAHPMEGCENHKPFRDRFNEWKKISKRISIWDYYTDFSQYLMPFPNFESFKNDIKWYADRGVEGMFAQGNNVPENGGGEFSELRAWVISQLLWNADRDATALVDEFVSNVYGKAAPHISDYIKLLHEQVKPDSLHFSIWSQPTEVHYLGLKTIQKADSLFGLALKESEGDTSLTRRVELAYLPVLYTQLYFYSIGGTAYLSKEAMPAAFERFNKIIDRHRITAVGDMPETYGNLGKFIEKVKGADTFYTDWWIIGPFDNANGKGLSTVFGPEQKFDAQASYTGTAGSRVKWQKTEDATSGYIDFGKMFTRNEDVVAYAYRTLTLPEAKTMKFGVGSNDGVRVWINGKQVLDRPVSRKAEPNQDLISVPMDKGENTILVKVDQLKRAWGFYFTEIK